The following are from one region of the Rosettibacter firmus genome:
- a CDS encoding sodium-dependent transporter: MRLEFFSTRWGLVLSTLGIAVGTGNIWRFSRIVAQNGGGSFLIPWIIFLFIWSIPLIISEFALGKFTRKAPIGAIANISSNKFTWMGAFIAFVSTAIMFYYSVITGWCIKYLILSLSGDLLTSNTIQTWYDFSSGLNPLLYHFIAMLIGSLVVYKGIVKGIEKVSRVLVTLLVIILFILFVRAVTLPNAFEGIKYFFTPQLEYLTDYKVWLSALTQNAWDTGAGWGLVLTYATYMKQKEDIALNATLIGFGNNSISLLAGIIIFSTVFALGSNDAIQQISQSGPANTGLTFIVLPQLFSKISETMLINIIFASLFFLALSFAAITSLISMIELAVKSLIDFGFQRNKATLFVAIGGFAFGIPSAININFLINQDWVWGVGLILSGAFIAFSIIKYGIDELRENVINGIGSDIKIGKWYNVIMKYFIPIQAILLLSWWLLSSTSWDKEWWNPFHKENLGTCVFQWAIVLALLIVFNKKISNKIL; encoded by the coding sequence ATGCGACTTGAATTTTTTTCTACACGATGGGGATTGGTTTTATCAACACTTGGAATTGCAGTAGGTACAGGAAATATATGGAGATTTTCTCGAATTGTTGCTCAAAATGGTGGTGGTTCTTTTTTAATTCCATGGATTATATTTTTATTTATCTGGTCTATTCCATTAATCATTTCTGAATTTGCTCTCGGAAAATTTACAAGAAAAGCACCAATTGGAGCAATTGCAAATATATCCAGTAACAAATTTACATGGATGGGAGCTTTTATTGCTTTTGTATCTACTGCTATAATGTTTTATTATTCTGTTATTACTGGCTGGTGTATAAAATATTTAATTTTGTCTTTATCTGGGGATTTACTTACATCTAATACAATTCAAACATGGTATGACTTTTCATCTGGTCTAAATCCACTATTATACCATTTTATTGCAATGTTGATTGGTTCATTAGTAGTCTATAAAGGAATTGTAAAAGGAATCGAAAAGGTTAGTAGAGTTCTTGTAACCTTACTTGTAATTATACTTTTTATATTATTTGTAAGAGCTGTAACATTACCTAATGCTTTTGAAGGAATTAAATATTTTTTTACACCTCAACTTGAATACTTAACAGATTATAAAGTATGGCTAAGTGCATTAACACAAAATGCATGGGATACAGGTGCTGGTTGGGGATTAGTTTTAACATATGCAACATATATGAAACAAAAAGAAGATATTGCTTTGAATGCTACTTTAATAGGATTTGGAAATAATTCTATTTCATTATTGGCTGGAATAATAATTTTTTCTACAGTATTTGCTCTGGGCTCAAATGATGCAATTCAACAAATTTCACAATCAGGTCCTGCAAATACTGGTCTTACTTTTATTGTATTGCCTCAGTTATTTTCTAAAATTTCTGAAACAATGTTAATTAATATAATCTTTGCGTCATTATTCTTTCTTGCATTATCTTTTGCTGCTATTACTTCTTTAATTTCTATGATTGAACTGGCTGTGAAATCTTTAATAGATTTTGGTTTTCAGAGAAATAAAGCTACACTTTTTGTTGCAATAGGTGGATTTGCTTTTGGGATTCCATCTGCAATTAATATAAATTTTCTAATAAATCAAGATTGGGTTTGGGGAGTAGGATTAATATTAAGCGGTGCATTCATTGCTTTTTCAATAATAAAATATGGAATCGATGAATTAAGAGAAAATGTTATTAATGGGATTGGGAGTGATATAAAAATTGGTAAATGGTATAACGTTATTATGAAATATTTTATACCTATTCAAGCAATTTTGCTATTATCCTGGTGGTTATTATCTTCTACTTCCTGGGATAAAGAATGGTGGAATCCATTTCATAAAGAAAATTTAGGAACTTGTGTATTTCAATGGGCAATTGTGTTAGCCTTACTGATTGTATTCAATAAGAAAATATCAAATAAAATATTATAA
- a CDS encoding peptidylprolyl isomerase — MKYFRMFLLGIISLMILNCTSNNQKQPETKNEAKDNIEEMITLKPDEKLIAVMKTNMGTIELQLFPNEAPKTVKNFVGLSLKGFYDGVIFHRVIKNFMIQGGDPTGTGMGGASIYGGPFEDEFSVSLRHDSPGILSMANAGPNTNQSQFFITVVPTPWLDLKHTIFGKVINGMDVVNSINSVPTDKNDRPLQNVVIEKIIIEKRR, encoded by the coding sequence ATGAAATATTTTAGGATGTTTTTACTTGGTATAATTTCATTAATGATATTAAACTGCACTTCTAATAATCAAAAGCAACCTGAAACTAAAAATGAAGCTAAAGATAATATTGAAGAAATGATAACTTTGAAACCAGATGAGAAATTGATTGCCGTAATGAAAACAAATATGGGAACAATAGAACTTCAACTATTCCCGAACGAAGCACCTAAAACAGTAAAAAACTTTGTGGGTTTATCTCTCAAAGGATTTTATGATGGAGTGATATTTCACAGAGTAATCAAGAATTTTATGATTCAAGGGGGTGATCCTACAGGTACTGGAATGGGTGGTGCAAGCATTTATGGTGGTCCTTTCGAAGATGAATTTTCTGTTTCTTTAAGACATGATTCTCCAGGCATACTATCTATGGCAAATGCAGGTCCAAATACAAATCAAAGTCAATTTTTTATAACTGTTGTTCCTACACCATGGCTTGATCTTAAACATACAATTTTTGGTAAGGTTATTAATGGAATGGATGTAGTTAATTCAATAAATTCAGTCCCTACAGATAAAAATGATAGACCTCTTCAGAATGTTGTTATTGAAAAAATTATAATAGAAAAACGCAGATAA
- the uppP gene encoding undecaprenyl-diphosphatase UppP: MSFIEAIILGIIQGLTEFLPISSTGHLTVAGKIMNLISESNPQVWTAFIAVIQLGTMIAVLIYFRIDIKNIIRDFLKDNLWRRKNFFEQSFNAKMGWYVIIATIPVVVIGLSFKDIIEGTLTKNLYVISASLILLALILGIAEKTGKFKRDMNEIKWFDALIIGIAQSFALVPGSSRSGTTITAGLFLGLNRETAARFSFLMSIPAVFASGLLEFYETLKYLESISIINLLIATITSALIGYLSIEFLLKYLRKRTTFIFIVYRILAGFLILLLIGFKILQP; this comes from the coding sequence ATGAGTTTTATTGAAGCTATTATTCTTGGTATTATTCAGGGTCTTACTGAATTTTTACCAATTAGTAGTACGGGACACCTTACTGTAGCTGGTAAAATTATGAATCTTATTTCTGAATCTAATCCACAAGTATGGACTGCTTTTATTGCTGTAATTCAATTAGGTACTATGATTGCAGTCTTAATATATTTTCGAATTGATATAAAAAATATAATTAGAGATTTTTTAAAAGATAATTTATGGAGAAGGAAAAATTTTTTTGAACAATCATTTAATGCTAAGATGGGATGGTATGTTATAATTGCAACCATACCTGTTGTAGTGATTGGATTGAGTTTTAAAGATATAATTGAAGGAACTTTAACAAAAAATTTATATGTAATTTCAGCAAGCTTAATTTTGTTAGCTTTAATACTCGGTATAGCAGAAAAAACAGGAAAGTTTAAAAGAGATATGAATGAAATTAAATGGTTTGATGCATTAATAATAGGAATTGCTCAATCATTTGCATTAGTACCAGGATCTTCACGTTCGGGAACTACAATTACTGCAGGTTTATTTCTTGGATTGAATAGAGAAACTGCTGCACGTTTTTCTTTTTTAATGAGTATTCCTGCTGTTTTTGCAAGTGGTTTACTGGAATTTTATGAAACACTCAAATATCTGGAATCTATTTCTATTATTAATTTATTAATTGCTACTATTACTTCTGCATTGATTGGTTATTTATCAATTGAATTTTTATTAAAGTATCTAAGAAAAAGAACTACTTTTATTTTTATTGTGTATAGAATTTTAGCTGGCTTTTTAATTTTGTTATTAATTGGTTTTAAAATATTACAACCATAG
- a CDS encoding lysylphosphatidylglycerol synthase transmembrane domain-containing protein: protein MLISVKNKNWFKIFTGYILPFLLTIIFLILAFRGIDLKKSFKLIINTSVVWLIFYIIIFYFSHYIRALRWKLMIKSVKADTSSLNLFGAVMIGYGINCVIPRFGEIYRGLFLGKWEKLSRSTMIGTIIVERVIDIISFGLATFLSVLFYTGDLFNRINWLKPTLIVGFFVVSIIITLLVLIVKYEQGLTSKLFRLLNKINPNLSNKFSEILSTLIDGLSSIKGGKNIFNIISLTVIMFLLYAFNTYVGFLMLKMHLIQNVDLKMAWVFMAISAFGTLIPTPGGTGSYHIISIFILSRLYKFNYEISAAYAILTHFIQYFVFVVSMPVLIYIINRLRVKRGEPKENFVSVFNPNSGDK from the coding sequence TTGTTGATCTCCGTTAAAAATAAAAATTGGTTTAAAATATTTACTGGCTACATATTACCTTTTTTACTTACAATTATTTTTTTAATTCTTGCTTTCAGAGGTATCGATCTCAAAAAATCATTTAAACTTATTATTAACACGTCGGTTGTTTGGTTAATTTTTTACATAATAATATTTTACTTCTCCCATTACATTCGTGCATTACGATGGAAATTAATGATTAAATCGGTTAAAGCAGATACTTCTTCTTTAAATTTATTTGGTGCTGTTATGATTGGATATGGTATTAACTGTGTTATTCCTCGCTTCGGAGAAATTTATAGAGGCTTATTTCTTGGCAAATGGGAAAAATTATCTCGCTCTACTATGATAGGAACTATTATAGTTGAAAGAGTAATTGATATTATTTCTTTTGGTTTAGCAACATTTTTGAGTGTCTTATTTTATACTGGTGATCTATTTAATAGAATTAACTGGCTCAAACCTACTTTGATAGTTGGATTTTTTGTTGTATCTATAATTATAACCTTACTTGTATTAATTGTGAAATACGAACAAGGGTTAACTTCTAAGTTATTCAGGTTGCTAAATAAAATTAATCCGAATTTATCAAATAAGTTTTCTGAAATATTATCAACTCTTATTGATGGATTATCCAGTATTAAAGGAGGTAAAAATATTTTTAATATTATTAGTCTTACCGTCATTATGTTTTTACTTTATGCATTTAATACATATGTGGGATTTTTGATGCTTAAAATGCATCTTATACAAAATGTAGATTTGAAAATGGCTTGGGTTTTTATGGCTATCAGTGCTTTTGGTACTTTGATTCCAACACCAGGTGGTACAGGTTCATATCATATTATCTCAATTTTTATTCTATCAAGATTATATAAATTCAATTATGAAATTAGTGCCGCATATGCAATTTTAACTCATTTTATTCAGTATTTTGTATTTGTTGTGTCAATGCCAGTTTTAATTTATATCATCAATAGATTAAGAGTAAAAAGAGGTGAACCAAAAGAAAATTTTGTTTCGGTTTTTAATCCTAATTCAGGTGATAAATGA
- the lolA gene encoding outer membrane lipoprotein chaperone LolA codes for MKQIIILLLTANILFAQIGTETLRKIQNKFNTISDFTASFIQYDCTSSMKNSSAIQGKILYKKKNKFIVELKNQVIISNGEIIWNYNKKQKQVIISNLNDEPNTYSIEKIIYNYPSLCNIRYLKKELDEDVIELLPKEGMLDIKNIKIWKDKNDFISKLEITDIGDMCYRIHFKDILINQNITDSKFTFNPPKGIHIVDLR; via the coding sequence ATGAAGCAGATTATTATTCTGTTATTAACAGCAAATATTTTATTTGCTCAAATTGGAACTGAAACATTAAGAAAAATTCAGAATAAGTTTAATACTATATCAGATTTTACCGCAAGTTTTATTCAGTATGATTGCACATCTTCAATGAAAAACTCATCTGCTATTCAGGGAAAGATTTTGTATAAGAAGAAAAATAAATTTATAGTGGAGTTGAAAAATCAAGTAATAATTTCGAATGGAGAAATTATCTGGAATTATAATAAGAAACAAAAACAAGTAATTATAAGTAATTTAAATGATGAACCTAATACATATTCAATTGAAAAGATTATTTATAATTATCCATCGTTATGTAACATCAGGTATTTGAAAAAAGAACTTGATGAAGATGTTATTGAATTATTACCTAAAGAAGGAATGCTTGATATAAAAAACATAAAAATATGGAAGGATAAGAATGATTTTATTTCAAAATTAGAGATTACTGATATAGGAGATATGTGTTATAGAATTCATTTTAAAGACATTTTAATCAATCAGAATATAACTGATTCAAAATTTACTTTTAATCCTCCAAAAGGAATTCACATTGTTGATCTCCGTTAA
- a CDS encoding DNA translocase FtsK → MSNKKSKSVNSDKEFFVISPKKKKKILGILFIVFALLIFLSILSYSRYDDAFFSYRFTDLFNIFFANPELKEKAANTHNWLGIFGAYISNFFIHATLGYFSLIFPVILFIWGYTILRSNDFKLAIYFTNFFLVIGILLSSFFGVLRNAKEFKLLKDYYELSGNVGDYIGIAFSNLMGGLGSIIFLSAGILITLIISFDVRFSPLLDFLKSFFEKEIKEKEELEEISDNTIKIKSVNAEVIYDDKELDNDAELDKQKKTETKIRIIKKDDETKIYEPEEFPAKHKKSEIQKVEKPKVEEELIKIDKEKEAELPDQWNEEIDYTPPSLDLLITPDDEEFKIHESELKRNAQLLKEKLSLFDIEIEDITVTPGPVVTLYEIVPAPGVKISRIVSLEHDIALALAARGIRIIAPIPGKSAIGVEIPNAEASLVRAKSVISKLKDTKAELPLALGKTISGEVYITDLAKMPHLLIAGSTGSGKSVGINMIIHSLIYSKHPSDVKFVIFDPKKIELSFYRKLSRHFLAVSPDLEEEIITTPTNALLALKAVEYEMEKRYDKLAKAGVRNIVDYNRKVLNPKTRPHDTEEIKHHKLPYIIVIIDELADLMMTSGKEVEEPIARLAQLARAVGIHLILATQRPSVNVITGVIKANFSARIAYQVATKIDSRTILDMNGAEQLLGSGDMLFLPAGMPKPIRIQNAFITTEEIERVTNFIYQQKGYSKRYFLPSIYEKKKAEMNNFLSDLDPMFEEAARIVVRHQQGSVSLLQRKLKLGYSRAARIIDQLEQAGIVGPAEGSKAREVIVENEEQLETILRSL, encoded by the coding sequence TATTTGCTCTTCTAATTTTTTTAAGTATACTTTCTTATTCACGCTATGACGATGCTTTTTTTTCTTATCGATTCACAGACCTGTTTAATATCTTCTTTGCAAATCCTGAATTAAAAGAGAAAGCAGCTAACACACATAATTGGCTTGGAATTTTTGGTGCATACATTTCTAACTTTTTTATTCATGCAACACTTGGGTATTTCTCTTTAATTTTTCCTGTAATTCTTTTTATATGGGGATATACAATATTAAGAAGTAATGATTTCAAATTAGCTATCTATTTTACCAATTTTTTTCTGGTAATTGGAATTCTACTATCTTCATTCTTTGGAGTTCTTCGCAATGCAAAAGAATTTAAATTATTAAAAGATTATTATGAATTATCTGGAAATGTTGGTGATTATATTGGAATTGCCTTCAGTAATTTAATGGGCGGTTTAGGCAGTATTATATTTTTATCAGCTGGTATATTGATAACTTTAATAATCTCATTTGATGTGCGATTCAGTCCATTACTTGATTTTTTAAAAAGTTTCTTTGAAAAGGAAATTAAAGAAAAAGAAGAACTCGAAGAAATTTCTGATAATACAATTAAAATAAAAAGTGTTAATGCAGAAGTAATTTATGATGATAAAGAATTAGATAATGATGCTGAACTGGATAAACAGAAGAAAACTGAAACTAAAATAAGAATTATTAAGAAAGATGATGAAACAAAAATTTATGAGCCAGAAGAATTTCCAGCAAAACATAAGAAGAGTGAAATACAAAAAGTTGAAAAACCTAAAGTTGAAGAAGAACTTATAAAAATAGATAAAGAAAAAGAAGCTGAACTTCCTGATCAATGGAATGAAGAAATTGATTATACACCTCCCAGTTTAGATTTATTAATTACACCAGACGACGAAGAATTTAAAATTCACGAAAGTGAATTAAAAAGAAATGCTCAGCTCTTAAAAGAAAAGCTTTCACTTTTTGATATCGAAATAGAAGACATTACAGTTACACCCGGTCCAGTTGTAACTCTTTATGAAATTGTACCTGCACCTGGAGTAAAAATTAGCAGAATTGTTAGTCTTGAACATGATATTGCTCTGGCTCTTGCTGCACGAGGAATTAGAATTATAGCACCAATACCTGGTAAAAGTGCAATAGGTGTAGAAATTCCAAATGCCGAAGCATCTTTAGTCCGTGCAAAATCTGTGATTAGCAAATTGAAAGATACAAAAGCTGAACTTCCACTTGCACTTGGCAAAACAATATCTGGCGAAGTTTATATAACTGATTTAGCAAAGATGCCTCATTTGCTTATCGCTGGTTCGACTGGTTCTGGTAAAAGTGTTGGTATTAATATGATTATTCACAGTTTAATTTATTCGAAACATCCTTCTGATGTTAAGTTTGTAATATTTGACCCCAAAAAAATTGAACTGTCTTTCTATAGAAAATTAAGCAGACATTTCTTAGCAGTATCACCTGATCTGGAAGAAGAAATTATAACAACACCAACGAATGCATTGCTTGCTCTCAAAGCAGTTGAATATGAAATGGAAAAACGTTACGATAAACTTGCTAAAGCAGGTGTAAGAAATATTGTTGACTACAATAGAAAAGTTTTAAATCCTAAAACTCGTCCACACGATACAGAAGAGATTAAACATCACAAATTACCATATATTATAGTTATAATTGATGAACTTGCAGATTTGATGATGACTTCTGGAAAAGAAGTTGAAGAACCAATTGCTCGTTTAGCACAACTTGCACGAGCTGTAGGTATTCATTTGATCCTTGCAACACAAAGACCTTCTGTAAATGTTATAACAGGTGTGATCAAAGCTAATTTTAGTGCAAGAATTGCTTATCAAGTTGCAACAAAAATTGATTCCAGAACTATTCTCGATATGAATGGTGCTGAGCAATTACTTGGTAGTGGTGATATGTTATTTTTACCAGCGGGTATGCCAAAACCAATTCGTATTCAAAATGCATTTATTACTACCGAAGAAATTGAAAGAGTAACTAATTTTATCTATCAACAAAAAGGATATTCTAAGAGATATTTTCTTCCTTCTATTTATGAAAAAAAGAAAGCTGAAATGAATAATTTCTTATCTGACCTGGATCCAATGTTCGAAGAAGCAGCAAGAATTGTTGTTCGTCATCAACAGGGGTCGGTGTCGTTATTGCAGAGAAAACTTAAATTAGGTTATTCCCGCGCGGCAAGAATAATAGATCAACTTGAACAGGCAGGTATAGTTGGACCAGCCGAAGGAAGCAAAGCCCGCGAAGTAATTGTCGAAAACGAAGAACAACTCGAAACAATATTAAGATCGCTATGA